One genomic segment of Elusimicrobiota bacterium includes these proteins:
- the dapL_1 gene encoding LL-diaminopimelate aminotransferase, which yields MNQRLQKLPPYLFAELDRRKKAVLASGVDLISLGVGDPDKPTPSHIIEAAKRAMDNPSHHKYPFGSGLGAFREAVCSFMKRRFGVEVDATTEIYSLIGSKEGIGHLPLGVVDVDDVVLVPDPGYPVYQGATILAGAKPYYMPLLKENNFLPDLDAIPIDVRDRASLMFIGYPNNPTSASATREFFEKVIKFARDHQIVVAHDNAYSEMYYGEPPISFLSTPGAKEVGVEFHSLSKTYNMTGWRIGWVCGNKDVVKQLATVKDNFDSGVFEVVQSAGIAALTGPQDCVEEMRKMYKKRRDVFVPALKKMGWDLNTPDATFYVWARTPLGLTSMETVSHILDKAAVLCTPGHGFGPSGEGYVRFALTVEEFRLQEAIQRISKLTW from the coding sequence TTGAATCAACGGTTACAAAAACTTCCGCCCTATTTATTTGCCGAATTGGACCGCCGCAAGAAAGCTGTTTTGGCCAGTGGCGTAGATTTAATTTCTTTGGGTGTTGGAGATCCCGATAAGCCCACTCCCTCGCATATCATTGAGGCGGCGAAGCGAGCGATGGACAACCCCTCCCATCACAAGTACCCCTTTGGTTCGGGTCTCGGTGCGTTTAGAGAGGCCGTCTGTTCGTTCATGAAACGGCGTTTTGGCGTTGAGGTGGATGCGACCACCGAAATATATTCATTGATTGGTTCCAAAGAAGGCATCGGGCATTTGCCTTTGGGGGTGGTGGATGTCGATGACGTGGTGTTGGTTCCCGATCCCGGGTACCCGGTGTATCAAGGGGCCACCATCTTGGCGGGAGCGAAACCCTATTACATGCCCCTCCTGAAAGAAAACAATTTTCTGCCCGACTTGGATGCCATTCCCATTGATGTGCGTGACCGGGCGAGTTTGATGTTTATTGGATATCCCAACAATCCCACCTCCGCCTCAGCCACGCGGGAATTCTTTGAGAAGGTCATCAAATTTGCGCGTGATCATCAAATTGTGGTTGCGCATGACAATGCTTATTCGGAAATGTATTACGGAGAACCTCCGATTAGTTTCTTAAGCACTCCGGGCGCGAAGGAAGTGGGGGTGGAATTTCATTCCTTGTCTAAAACCTACAACATGACCGGTTGGCGTATTGGATGGGTCTGCGGAAACAAAGACGTGGTCAAGCAATTGGCCACGGTTAAAGACAATTTCGATTCCGGTGTGTTCGAGGTGGTTCAGTCGGCAGGTATCGCCGCCCTCACGGGACCCCAGGATTGTGTGGAAGAAATGCGAAAGATGTACAAGAAGCGACGCGATGTTTTTGTTCCGGCCCTCAAAAAAATGGGGTGGGACTTGAACACTCCCGATGCCACATTTTACGTCTGGGCTCGCACTCCCCTGGGATTAACTTCCATGGAAACTGTCTCGCATATCTTGGACAAAGCGGCCGTGCTTTGCACGCCGGGCCATGGTTTTGGCCCTTCCGGGGAGGGTTATGTTCGCTTCGCTCTCACGGTGGAAGAGTTTCGCCTGCAAGAGGCGATTCAACGGATTTCCAAACTGACCTGGTAA
- the dapB gene encoding 4-hydroxy-tetrahydrodipicolinate reductase, which yields MGTRILALAHQDPRFGEIVGVDRDDDLNAGLEGSDVVIDFSDPHSTFSIAKTVAQSKRALVIGTTGLSLKTLSQVKTLSKKIPIVFSPNMSVGMNVLFDLVAKAARILAAYDIEVVEAHHHLKKDAPSGSAMKLAEVAAQASYRNVRDFVYGRQGLVGERTKKEIGISAVRAGDIVGDHTVLLAGPGERLELTHRAHSRDAFASGALEAAAWGVGRKPGLYAMKDVLNI from the coding sequence ATGGGAACGCGTATTTTGGCGCTGGCGCACCAAGATCCGCGTTTTGGAGAGATCGTGGGTGTGGACCGAGATGATGATTTGAATGCAGGTCTGGAAGGATCGGATGTGGTCATCGATTTTTCAGACCCGCATTCCACTTTTTCGATAGCCAAAACAGTGGCTCAGTCGAAGCGAGCGTTGGTCATTGGAACCACGGGACTTTCACTTAAAACTTTGTCTCAAGTGAAAACTCTTTCAAAAAAAATTCCAATTGTTTTTTCCCCGAACATGAGCGTCGGAATGAACGTGCTGTTCGATTTGGTGGCCAAAGCGGCGCGAATTCTGGCGGCTTATGACATTGAAGTGGTAGAGGCGCACCACCATTTAAAAAAAGACGCTCCTTCGGGAAGTGCCATGAAATTGGCGGAGGTGGCCGCTCAAGCCTCCTATCGGAATGTGCGCGATTTTGTTTATGGACGGCAGGGATTGGTGGGGGAACGGACCAAAAAAGAGATCGGGATTTCGGCGGTTCGAGCCGGCGATATTGTGGGAGACCACACCGTTCTTTTGGCGGGTCCTGGAGAACGGTTGGAACTAACTCACCGCGCCCATTCTCGCGACGCTTTCGCCTCAGGCGCTTTGGAAGCGGCCGCATGGGGTGTGGGTCGAAAGCCAGGTTTGTACGCTATGAAAGATGTCTTGAATATTTAA
- the dapA gene encoding 4-hydroxy-tetrahydrodipicolinate synthase, with translation MFSGSFVALITPFKKGRIDEKKLQELVEWHIAEKTSGLVPVGTTGESSTLSHEEHAQVIKIVVAAVKKRVPVIAGAGSNSTEEAISLSQEALKLGVDAVLSVNPYYNRPTQEGLVAHFSAIAKAASVPVILYNIPSRTGVSLSVDTIVRLAEKNKNIVGIKESTGSIDQTSEIIQRMGRKFFVLSGDDSLTLPLMSVGAVGVISVAANLVPKSIAELVSACLIQDFQRAQELHLKLFPLIKSLFLETNPAPLKAAMKEAKLIQDESLRLPLVTVRSETRQKIKAAMRGYSR, from the coding sequence ATGTTCTCAGGATCATTCGTTGCACTTATCACCCCCTTCAAAAAAGGGCGCATTGATGAAAAAAAACTGCAAGAGCTGGTGGAATGGCATATCGCAGAAAAAACATCGGGCCTTGTTCCAGTGGGAACCACGGGAGAGTCGTCCACTCTTTCGCATGAGGAACATGCGCAGGTCATAAAAATTGTTGTGGCCGCGGTCAAGAAACGCGTTCCTGTGATTGCGGGGGCCGGTTCCAATTCCACTGAAGAGGCCATTTCCTTAAGCCAAGAAGCGCTTAAGCTGGGGGTCGACGCCGTTTTGTCGGTCAATCCCTACTATAACCGTCCCACGCAAGAAGGACTTGTTGCCCATTTTTCAGCCATTGCGAAGGCGGCCTCAGTTCCCGTCATCCTCTATAACATTCCATCACGGACGGGGGTTTCTTTGTCGGTGGACACCATTGTTCGATTGGCGGAGAAAAATAAAAATATTGTGGGAATCAAAGAATCGACGGGGAGTATCGATCAAACCTCCGAAATTATTCAACGGATGGGACGGAAGTTTTTTGTTCTTTCTGGGGATGATTCCTTGACCTTGCCGTTGATGTCCGTGGGCGCCGTTGGCGTGATTTCAGTGGCGGCGAACTTGGTCCCAAAATCGATTGCAGAGCTGGTGTCGGCTTGTTTAATTCAAGATTTTCAGAGAGCTCAAGAGCTTCATTTGAAACTGTTCCCCTTAATCAAGTCTCTTTTCTTGGAAACCAATCCCGCACCGCTCAAAGCGGCCATGAAAGAGGCCAAACTTATTCAGGATGAAAGCTTGCGGTTGCCCTTGGTGACGGTGCGATCAGAGACCCGTCAGAAAATCAAGGCGGCCATGCGTGGGTACAGCCGGTGA
- the dapF gene encoding Diaminopimelate epimerase, translating to MKKIPFVKMHGAGNDFVFLNRDNFKGTVSPGLARRLLDRHFGIGGDQLLVLTPKREGGRPLLEFYNADGSQAEMCGNGTRAAALYLRDHKGVRNNFEIQTKTRLVGIRIEKGTIEVDMGRPVLEGSLIPVKAKGPIINRPFTVAGKTFKIHSVSMGNPHCVIFVRDVERFSVQQIGPLIENHPFFPKRVNVEFVEVMSPTHLKARVWERGAGETLACGSGACAILVASARFGKTRRSVKIDLPGGRLGVRWEDNQHVYLTGPTAITFKGDFFL from the coding sequence ATGAAGAAAATTCCTTTTGTAAAAATGCATGGCGCCGGCAATGATTTTGTTTTTCTCAACCGCGATAATTTCAAAGGCACGGTTTCTCCCGGCTTGGCCAGACGTCTTTTGGACCGGCATTTTGGTATTGGAGGCGATCAGCTCTTGGTGTTGACTCCAAAGCGGGAGGGGGGGCGACCCCTGCTTGAGTTTTACAATGCGGATGGTTCCCAAGCGGAAATGTGCGGAAATGGAACGCGTGCCGCTGCCCTTTACCTTCGAGATCATAAGGGTGTCCGAAATAACTTCGAAATTCAAACGAAAACCCGTTTGGTCGGCATCCGGATCGAGAAGGGCACAATTGAAGTGGATATGGGAAGGCCGGTGTTGGAGGGCTCCTTGATTCCGGTCAAAGCCAAAGGCCCCATTATCAATCGTCCATTTACTGTGGCGGGAAAAACTTTCAAAATTCATTCGGTGTCCATGGGGAATCCCCACTGCGTTATATTTGTGCGAGATGTGGAACGCTTTTCGGTTCAACAGATTGGGCCCTTGATTGAAAACCATCCCTTTTTCCCCAAACGGGTCAATGTTGAATTTGTGGAAGTCATGAGCCCAACGCACTTGAAGGCCCGGGTTTGGGAGCGTGGAGCGGGTGAAACCTTGGCGTGCGGCTCGGGCGCTTGCGCCATTCTGGTGGCTTCAGCTCGGTTTGGAAAAACAAGACGTTCGGTGAAGATTGACTTGCCGGGAGGGAGGTTGGGTGTCCGATGGGAGGACAATCAACATGTGTATCTCACGGGGCCCACGGCGATCACTTTTAAAGGCGATTTTTTTCTTTAA
- the lysA gene encoding Diaminopimelate decarboxylase, with the protein MKSEHYSYRQSDLYIEEVPVRRIAKITGTPFYAYTRAGIEGAFLSYERALAGLPHLICYSLKANSSLSIARLLSRLGGGVDIVSGGELRRALLAGFPPENIIFSGVGKTRDELEMAIQKEIRLINVESEEELKALNEVARSIRRPAAFSLRVNPDVRAGGHPHISTGTPKNKFGVYHKNIFPLYEWAKKQKYLRPVAIQSHIGSQITRVAPYRRALSVLLNLIDRLHGIGIKIEIIDLGGGLGVDYNGDSPDTPQHLADVILPSLQGRGLTLFLEPGRSMVAQSGLLITKVLYRKKAGTKEFVIVDAAMNDLARPALYDAYHEIIPVKNKGGVKIKVDIVGPVCESGDYLGKDRLMVLPHQGDLIAVMTAGAYGFSMSSQYNSRPRVPEILVNKKEWDLIRERETFEDLVKGERIPESIQ; encoded by the coding sequence ATGAAATCGGAGCATTATTCATATCGTCAGAGTGATTTATATATTGAAGAAGTACCCGTCCGCCGCATCGCCAAAATAACGGGCACTCCGTTTTATGCCTACACGCGGGCGGGAATTGAAGGGGCCTTTCTCTCCTATGAGCGCGCGTTGGCAGGGCTCCCGCACCTTATTTGTTACTCGTTAAAAGCGAACTCGAGTTTAAGCATCGCCAGGTTGTTGTCCCGTTTGGGGGGCGGAGTGGATATTGTTTCAGGAGGGGAATTGAGGCGGGCGCTCTTGGCTGGATTTCCACCTGAAAACATTATTTTTTCGGGTGTTGGAAAAACCCGTGATGAACTCGAAATGGCGATCCAAAAAGAGATAAGGCTTATCAATGTGGAATCTGAAGAAGAGTTGAAAGCGTTGAATGAAGTGGCGCGATCGATTCGCCGGCCCGCCGCGTTTTCGCTTCGGGTCAACCCCGATGTTCGAGCCGGAGGTCACCCCCACATTTCAACGGGGACTCCAAAAAATAAATTTGGGGTGTATCACAAAAATATTTTTCCCCTTTATGAATGGGCCAAAAAGCAAAAGTATCTTCGGCCGGTGGCCATCCAGTCTCACATCGGTTCCCAAATCACGCGCGTGGCACCTTATCGCAGAGCGTTGTCGGTTTTATTGAATTTGATTGACCGGCTCCATGGGATTGGGATTAAAATTGAAATTATTGATTTGGGGGGGGGATTGGGGGTCGATTACAATGGAGATAGCCCCGATACGCCGCAACATTTGGCCGATGTTATTTTGCCATCTCTTCAAGGAAGGGGTTTGACCTTGTTTCTGGAGCCTGGTCGCTCAATGGTGGCTCAATCGGGTCTTTTGATCACGAAAGTTCTTTACCGGAAAAAAGCAGGAACCAAAGAGTTTGTAATTGTTGACGCAGCCATGAACGATCTGGCGCGGCCAGCGTTGTATGACGCCTATCACGAAATCATTCCGGTCAAAAATAAGGGGGGCGTCAAAATCAAGGTTGATATTGTGGGTCCGGTGTGCGAATCGGGAGATTATTTGGGAAAAGATCGTTTGATGGTGTTGCCCCATCAGGGGGACTTGATTGCCGTTATGACGGCCGGCGCTTATGGTTTTTCCATGAGTTCGCAGTACAATTCCAGGCCGCGCGTTCCAGAGATCTTGGTGAATAAAAAAGAGTGGGACCTTATTCGAGAACGGGAAACTTTCGAGGATCTGGTTAAAGGGGAGCGAATCCCGGAGTCCATTCAATGA
- the argH gene encoding Argininosuccinate lyase: MKKSASPISVSAPQRFIESFSYDVRLAPYDIQGSIAHATMLGKQRIIPLRESEKIVRGLKSILRDMHQGFRLPDEEDVHFAMERELIRRLGPVGGMLHTGRSRNDQVITDLALYMRDHVDMMVQEISLLQAALVGISSRHKDVIMPGFTHLQHAQPILFAHHILAYAWMLERDKGRFRDARKRLNILPLGSAALAGTSFPLDRSFVAKMLGFKSISENSIDATASRDTVVEVVSACALLMSNLSRMAEELVIWSSVEFSFIELTKEFTSGSSIMPQKRNPDVAEIVRGETGRVYGSLVALLTILKGLPLSYNRDLQEDKPPLFDAIDTVMGCLSVMAPMIKSMKVNVGVLKRWCDYGYLAATELADFLAVRGVPFRTAHGVVRNLVNYCERKGVRLDQLSLLELKVFHSQFDKEALALLAPEKVVRAKTSYGGTSPASVQRQIAKLTRLLH; the protein is encoded by the coding sequence ATGAAAAAATCCGCGTCTCCCATTTCTGTTTCTGCGCCACAACGGTTTATTGAATCGTTTTCCTACGATGTTCGGCTGGCCCCCTATGATATTCAGGGGTCCATCGCGCATGCGACCATGTTGGGGAAACAGAGGATTATTCCTCTCAGAGAATCCGAAAAAATTGTTCGCGGATTGAAATCCATTCTTCGCGATATGCATCAGGGATTTAGACTTCCCGATGAAGAGGATGTCCACTTCGCCATGGAACGGGAGCTGATCCGCCGATTGGGACCTGTGGGCGGCATGCTTCACACGGGTCGGTCTCGAAACGACCAAGTGATCACCGATTTGGCCCTTTACATGCGGGATCATGTGGATATGATGGTCCAAGAAATTTCTCTCCTTCAAGCCGCCTTGGTGGGCATTTCTTCCAGACACAAAGACGTCATCATGCCAGGTTTCACACATCTTCAACATGCCCAACCGATCCTTTTTGCGCATCACATATTGGCCTATGCCTGGATGCTTGAAAGAGACAAGGGCCGGTTTCGAGATGCCCGTAAACGATTGAATATATTGCCTTTGGGCTCTGCGGCTTTGGCCGGCACCTCTTTCCCTTTGGATCGAAGTTTTGTGGCCAAAATGTTGGGTTTTAAATCCATCAGTGAAAATTCGATTGATGCGACGGCCAGCCGGGACACCGTGGTTGAGGTTGTATCGGCTTGCGCACTGTTGATGTCTAATTTGTCCAGAATGGCCGAGGAGCTTGTGATTTGGTCGAGTGTCGAATTTTCTTTTATTGAATTGACCAAAGAATTTACATCCGGTTCCTCTATCATGCCTCAAAAAAGAAACCCCGATGTGGCTGAAATTGTGCGGGGAGAAACGGGCCGGGTGTATGGGTCTCTTGTGGCGCTCCTCACCATTCTGAAAGGCCTTCCGCTTAGTTACAACCGCGATCTCCAAGAAGACAAACCCCCTTTGTTTGATGCCATCGACACCGTCATGGGGTGTTTATCGGTGATGGCGCCGATGATCAAATCCATGAAAGTCAATGTGGGGGTCCTCAAACGGTGGTGTGATTATGGATATCTTGCGGCCACCGAGTTGGCTGATTTTTTGGCGGTTCGTGGGGTTCCATTTCGAACGGCCCATGGGGTCGTGCGCAATTTGGTGAATTATTGCGAACGGAAAGGAGTGCGATTGGATCAACTTTCCTTGCTGGAATTAAAAGTTTTTCATTCCCAATTCGATAAAGAGGCGCTGGCTTTATTGGCGCCTGAAAAAGTGGTCCGCGCCAAAACATCCTATGGAGGAACCTCCCCTGCCAGTGTCCAGCGCCAAATCGCCAAGCTCACCCGTCTGCTCCATTAA
- the argG gene encoding Argininosuccinate synthase, giving the protein MNSTPKKIVLAYSGGLDTSVILTWLKEEYNADVVACYVDVGQREDSAAVRKKAFKTGASAFFAPDVSNEYVTDYLWPALQAHATYEHKYLLGTALARPLIAQKVVEVARKVKADAVCHGATGKGNDQVRFELTFAALAPDLTIIAPWRTWDFKGREDLLDYASRHGIPVPVSKKRPYSSDANLWHISHEGGILEDLDKPVPEDVYEWTVSPQKAPSKPQDITIGFSKGIPVSLNGRKVSPVQMVVTLNDIGGRHGVGRVDLVENRLVGLKSRGIYECPGATLLYAAHRELETLALDRETLHYKELLGPRFGELTYYGQWFTPIRENLQKFIANTQKNVTGTVTLRLYKGTVEIRSRRCQKSLYSKDWVTFEADGFYNQADATGFIRLFGLPIKMEALLKRP; this is encoded by the coding sequence ATGAATTCAACACCCAAAAAAATAGTTCTTGCCTACTCAGGCGGATTGGACACATCCGTCATTTTGACGTGGTTGAAAGAAGAGTACAACGCCGATGTTGTGGCCTGTTATGTCGACGTGGGGCAGAGAGAAGACAGCGCGGCAGTTCGGAAAAAAGCGTTTAAAACCGGGGCCTCCGCTTTTTTCGCCCCCGATGTTTCCAATGAATATGTGACGGATTATCTTTGGCCCGCCCTGCAAGCGCATGCCACCTATGAGCACAAATATTTATTGGGCACTGCTTTGGCCCGGCCTTTGATTGCTCAGAAAGTGGTTGAAGTGGCGCGCAAGGTCAAGGCCGACGCGGTGTGTCATGGCGCCACCGGAAAAGGAAATGACCAGGTTCGCTTCGAACTCACCTTTGCTGCCTTGGCCCCGGACCTCACCATCATCGCTCCTTGGCGAACATGGGATTTCAAAGGCCGAGAAGATTTGTTGGATTATGCCTCCCGGCATGGGATCCCGGTGCCGGTTTCAAAAAAACGGCCTTATTCCAGCGACGCCAATTTGTGGCACATTTCTCATGAAGGGGGAATATTGGAAGACCTGGACAAGCCCGTGCCGGAAGATGTTTACGAATGGACCGTGTCGCCCCAGAAAGCGCCTTCCAAGCCGCAAGACATCACCATCGGATTTTCGAAGGGTATTCCTGTTTCTTTGAATGGGAGAAAAGTGTCTCCTGTTCAGATGGTGGTGACCCTCAATGACATTGGCGGTCGTCATGGGGTGGGCCGAGTGGATTTGGTGGAAAATCGATTGGTGGGGCTTAAATCCCGCGGCATTTATGAATGTCCGGGGGCCACTCTTTTGTATGCGGCGCACCGAGAACTTGAAACTTTGGCTTTGGACCGTGAGACGCTGCATTACAAAGAATTGTTAGGTCCGCGGTTTGGCGAACTCACCTATTATGGGCAATGGTTCACTCCTATTCGAGAAAATCTTCAGAAATTTATCGCGAATACCCAGAAAAACGTAACTGGAACTGTGACCCTTCGTTTATACAAGGGGACCGTTGAGATTCGTTCGCGGCGATGCCAGAAATCGCTTTACTCAAAAGATTGGGTTACCTTTGAGGCCGATGGCTTCTACAATCAAGCCGACGCCACTGGGTTTATCCGGCTGTTCGGCTTGCCTATTAAAATGGAAGCGCTTCTAAAGCGGCCATGA
- the sthA gene encoding Soluble pyridine nucleotide transhydrogenase, whose amino-acid sequence MKRVDVAIIGAGRSGVKIAEKLSAAQQEVLLLSLPENPEDSFRHFLNAVAGMPPSAPLSLPPSAVLAKSPPCFLNAKTLLLNEEEIHAKHFIIASGSWPEIPPDFHGKKFQTPLEVLTSPSPPSEITIMGAGPVGVGTAARLAHRKCQVTLITSQDRILPQEEPEISAAVQTWLLTLGVHIALEQTDLSKNTGVLAMGLRPNTRGMNLPKAGVYVNPEERIVVDAEMKTPNRHIHAVGPVTGPVFNLAFEDFQADLVSENVLTPFFNRQKLQPEPFPWLLPMDLPLARIGLTETQACAEKRGVLAINHAEGKSHIKLVGRKKTTELLGAHLFGPGMDSLIVYFDLLMRAGIGLREVNERHHMPEPGPARLAQEAIQAWLKAAGE is encoded by the coding sequence ATGAAACGCGTGGACGTGGCCATCATAGGAGCGGGACGGTCGGGTGTAAAAATAGCTGAAAAATTATCAGCCGCCCAACAAGAAGTGCTTCTTCTCTCCCTTCCCGAAAATCCTGAGGACTCCTTTCGCCATTTCCTCAACGCGGTCGCGGGAATGCCTCCCAGCGCGCCTTTGTCTCTTCCGCCAAGCGCCGTCCTGGCCAAGTCTCCTCCTTGTTTTCTCAACGCCAAAACTCTGCTTCTCAATGAGGAGGAAATTCACGCCAAACATTTCATTATCGCATCGGGCTCTTGGCCAGAGATTCCTCCGGATTTTCATGGAAAAAAATTCCAAACTCCCCTCGAGGTATTAACCTCTCCCTCTCCGCCTTCTGAAATAACAATAATGGGGGCGGGACCGGTGGGAGTGGGAACAGCGGCTCGTTTGGCCCATCGAAAATGCCAAGTGACCCTGATAACTTCGCAGGACCGTATCCTTCCCCAAGAAGAGCCTGAGATCTCTGCCGCGGTTCAAACCTGGTTATTGACCTTGGGGGTTCACATCGCTTTGGAACAAACGGATCTGTCCAAAAATACAGGAGTCTTGGCGATGGGTTTGCGTCCCAACACGCGCGGCATGAACCTGCCCAAAGCGGGCGTCTACGTCAACCCAGAAGAACGTATCGTGGTGGACGCTGAAATGAAAACGCCCAATCGGCATATTCATGCCGTGGGCCCCGTCACAGGGCCGGTGTTTAATTTGGCTTTTGAAGATTTCCAGGCGGACCTCGTTTCAGAAAATGTTTTAACGCCGTTTTTTAATCGCCAGAAACTCCAACCTGAACCATTTCCTTGGCTGTTGCCCATGGATCTTCCATTGGCTCGCATTGGTTTGACGGAAACCCAGGCCTGCGCGGAAAAACGCGGGGTGTTGGCCATCAACCATGCCGAAGGGAAATCCCATATTAAATTGGTTGGCCGCAAAAAGACCACAGAACTTTTGGGAGCCCATCTTTTTGGTCCGGGCATGGACAGTTTGATTGTCTATTTTGATTTGTTGATGCGGGCAGGAATTGGATTAAGAGAGGTGAATGAAAGACACCACATGCCCGAGCCGGGCCCCGCCCGCCTGGCCCAAGAAGCGATTCAGGCTTGGCTCAAAGCCGCCGGCGAGTAG